A genomic window from Paucibacter sp. KCTC 42545 includes:
- a CDS encoding inositol monophosphatase family protein yields the protein MTQQAALHPMLNVAIKAARAAGAIINRASMDLDILRINTKSPNDFVTEVDQAAEQIIIETLLQAYPDHGILAEESGREHGNKTSEFVWIIDPLDGTTNFIHGLPMYCVSIALAHRGVVQQAVVYDPTRNDLFYATKGRGAFMNDRRLRVSKRTRLSDALIGTGFPFRRGDNFKRYMKMFEAVMVECAGLRRPGAAALDLCYVAAGYYDAFFETGLQPWDVAAGSLIITEAGGLIGNFTGESDFMHQREVLAGSPKIYGQLVPILAPYTRVIKEEEAAADAAGVGKDSAAAANAADAVAAAAAPKKRAAVRIRKGEEGDEQA from the coding sequence ATGACGCAGCAAGCCGCTCTCCATCCCATGCTCAATGTCGCCATCAAGGCGGCGCGTGCAGCTGGTGCCATCATCAATCGGGCCTCCATGGACCTCGATATTCTGCGCATCAACACCAAGTCGCCCAATGACTTCGTGACCGAGGTGGACCAAGCCGCTGAGCAAATCATCATCGAAACCCTGTTGCAAGCCTATCCCGACCACGGCATCCTCGCCGAAGAGTCGGGCCGCGAGCATGGCAACAAGACTTCTGAGTTCGTCTGGATCATCGATCCGCTGGACGGCACCACCAACTTCATCCACGGCCTGCCGATGTACTGCGTGTCGATCGCGCTGGCGCATCGCGGCGTGGTGCAGCAAGCCGTCGTTTACGACCCCACCCGCAACGATTTGTTCTACGCCACCAAGGGTCGCGGCGCCTTCATGAACGACCGCCGCCTGCGCGTGTCTAAGCGCACCCGCCTGAGCGACGCGCTCATCGGCACCGGCTTCCCCTTCCGCCGTGGCGACAACTTCAAGCGTTATATGAAGATGTTTGAAGCCGTGATGGTGGAATGCGCCGGTCTGCGCCGCCCAGGCGCCGCCGCCCTGGACCTCTGCTATGTGGCCGCCGGCTACTACGACGCCTTCTTTGAAACCGGCCTGCAGCCTTGGGATGTGGCGGCTGGCTCTCTGATCATCACCGAAGCCGGTGGCCTGATCGGCAACTTCACTGGTGAGTCCGACTTCATGCATCAGCGCGAAGTGCTGGCCGGCAGCCCCAAGATCTACGGCCAACTGGTGCCTATCCTGGCACCCTACACCCGCGTGATCAAGGAAGAAGAAGCCGCTGCCGACGCCGCCGGCGTGGGCAAAGACAGTGCCGCCGCCGCAAACGCCGCTGATGCCGTGGCCGCAGCCGCCGCGCCGAAGAAGCGCGCCGCCGTGCGTATCCGCAAGGGCGAAGAAGGCGACGAACAAGCTTAA
- the mog gene encoding molybdopterin adenylyltransferase yields the protein MSEAKPAPTSEPVRIGIVSISDRASSGVYEDKGLPALQDWLSRALRNPVSFEPRLIPDERALIAQTLRELVDEAKCDLVLTTGGTGPALRDVTPEATLDVADKEMPGFGEQMRQISLRFVPTAILSRQVAVIRGQALIINLPGQPKAIAETLEGLKSSDGETLVAGIFAAVPYCIDLIGGPYLECREEVIKAFRPKSAQRPVAG from the coding sequence ATGAGTGAGGCGAAGCCTGCGCCGACATCGGAGCCGGTGCGCATTGGCATCGTCTCCATCAGTGACCGGGCCAGCAGTGGCGTTTACGAAGACAAAGGCCTCCCGGCCTTGCAAGACTGGCTGAGCCGCGCGCTGCGTAACCCGGTCAGCTTCGAGCCACGCCTGATTCCCGACGAGCGCGCGCTGATCGCCCAGACCTTGCGCGAACTGGTGGACGAGGCCAAGTGCGACCTGGTGCTGACCACCGGCGGCACCGGCCCGGCGCTGCGCGATGTGACGCCCGAGGCCACACTGGATGTGGCGGACAAAGAAATGCCCGGCTTCGGCGAGCAGATGCGGCAAATCTCGCTGCGCTTTGTGCCCACAGCCATTCTGTCTCGCCAGGTGGCGGTTATTCGCGGCCAAGCCTTGATCATCAATCTGCCCGGTCAGCCCAAGGCAATCGCCGAAACACTGGAAGGCCTCAAGAGTTCAGACGGCGAAACCCTAGTCGCCGGCATCTTTGCGGCCGTGCCTTATTGCATCGATCTGATTGGTGGGCCGTACCTGGAATGCCGCGAAGAAGTGATCAAGGCATTTCGGCCGAAGTCCGCGCAGCGGCCAGTAGCCGGCTAA
- a CDS encoding RNA methyltransferase, with protein MTRFVLIQTSHPGNVGSTARAMKVMGFSELVLVAPRFADVLCQEETVAMASGAADILARARIVATLDEALDGCTFACATAMTPRDFGPPLRAPRDLFAELAASDHKLALVFGSERYGMSNEDVYRCHAVLSIPTHPDYGSLNLAQAVQLLAYDWRQALGGFAVQARTPDPQLADMPAVQGLLTHLQQGLEAIDYLDPKLPGKLMPRLNQLFNRAQLTKEEVHIWRGVARAMLKTAAAAGAKTGSNSED; from the coding sequence ATGACACGTTTTGTTCTGATTCAAACCAGCCATCCGGGCAATGTGGGCAGCACGGCCCGGGCCATGAAGGTGATGGGTTTTTCCGAGTTGGTGCTGGTGGCGCCGCGCTTCGCTGATGTGCTGTGTCAGGAAGAAACCGTGGCCATGGCCAGTGGCGCGGCCGACATTCTGGCGCGCGCGCGCATCGTCGCCACGCTCGATGAAGCCCTGGACGGCTGCACCTTTGCCTGCGCCACGGCCATGACGCCGCGCGACTTCGGCCCGCCGCTGCGCGCGCCGCGCGATTTGTTTGCCGAGCTGGCCGCCAGCGATCACAAACTGGCGCTGGTGTTCGGCTCCGAGCGCTACGGCATGAGCAATGAGGATGTGTATCGCTGCCACGCCGTCTTGTCGATTCCCACCCACCCCGACTACGGCTCGCTCAATCTGGCCCAAGCCGTGCAGCTCTTGGCCTATGACTGGCGCCAAGCCCTGGGTGGATTTGCGGTGCAGGCGCGCACGCCTGACCCGCAGCTGGCCGATATGCCCGCCGTGCAAGGCTTGCTGACGCATCTGCAGCAAGGGCTGGAGGCGATTGACTATCTAGACCCCAAACTCCCCGGCAAGCTGATGCCGCGCCTGAATCAGCTGTTCAATCGCGCGCAGCTGACCAAGGAAGAAGTGCATATCTGGCGCGGCGTGGCGCGCGCCATGCTCAAGACTGCGGCGGCTGCGGGCGCCAAGACGGGATCGAATAGCGAAGACTGA
- the yjgA gene encoding ribosome biogenesis factor YjgA produces the protein MRTQEEFPSEDDDFDRPSKSQLKRDMLELQDLGEDLLTLPASRIDPLNLPEILADAIKAAKKITAHEGRRRQMQYIGKLMRRVDPEPLREAVAAFKLGHAKDSLALHQSEAWRERLLKDDAALQSFIQEHEGIDVQQLRSLVRAARKDAALEPEKRSGRAYRDLFQFIKAEQLRVNPKEAASDPDEEAADE, from the coding sequence ATGAGAACACAAGAAGAATTCCCCTCAGAGGACGACGACTTTGATCGTCCCAGTAAAAGCCAGCTCAAGCGCGACATGCTTGAGCTGCAAGATCTCGGCGAAGATCTGCTGACCTTGCCGGCCAGCCGTATCGATCCCTTGAATTTGCCCGAAATTCTGGCCGACGCCATCAAGGCAGCCAAGAAGATCACCGCCCATGAAGGCCGCCGCCGCCAGATGCAATACATCGGCAAGCTGATGCGCCGGGTCGATCCTGAGCCACTGCGCGAGGCCGTTGCCGCCTTCAAGCTTGGCCATGCCAAGGACAGCCTGGCCCTGCACCAGAGCGAAGCCTGGCGCGAACGGCTGCTGAAGGATGACGCCGCCCTGCAGAGCTTCATCCAAGAGCACGAAGGCATCGACGTGCAACAACTGCGCAGCCTCGTGCGCGCCGCCCGCAAAGATGCTGCGCTGGAGCCTGAAAAGCGCAGCGGCCGCGCCTACCGCGATCTATTCCAGTTCATCAAGGCTGAGCAATTGCGCGTCAACCCCAAGGAGGCAGCTTCCGACCCCGATGAGGAAGCCGCCGATGAGTGA
- the cysE gene encoding serine O-acetyltransferase: MFNRLREDIACILERDPAARSAWEVLTCYPGLHALMFHRVAHWCWTHGLKWAGRFISHLGRFFTGIEIHPGATIARRVFIDHGMGIVIGEMAEIGEGCTIYQGVTLGGTALVKGAKRHPTLEAGVIIGANACVLGGFTVGAGARVGSGAVVTKPVPAGATAVGNPARIIEAKADAKREEVAARMGFSAYGVSQGDDPMAQAMRGLIDSAALQDHQIALLWQAVCKLSAASGEKMGNCVPDDAQQDETFDAASLSRLVK; the protein is encoded by the coding sequence ATGTTCAATCGCCTGCGCGAAGACATTGCCTGCATTCTTGAGCGCGACCCTGCTGCGCGATCCGCCTGGGAGGTGTTGACCTGCTACCCCGGCCTGCACGCCCTGATGTTCCATCGCGTGGCGCACTGGTGCTGGACCCATGGGCTGAAATGGGCGGGCCGCTTCATCTCGCACCTGGGGCGCTTTTTCACCGGCATCGAAATTCATCCCGGTGCCACCATCGCGCGCCGTGTCTTCATCGACCACGGCATGGGCATCGTCATCGGTGAGATGGCCGAAATCGGCGAAGGCTGCACCATTTACCAAGGCGTGACGCTGGGCGGCACCGCGCTGGTCAAGGGCGCCAAACGCCACCCGACGCTGGAGGCCGGCGTCATCATCGGCGCCAATGCCTGCGTGTTGGGCGGGTTCACGGTGGGCGCAGGTGCCCGCGTGGGCTCGGGCGCGGTGGTCACCAAGCCGGTGCCGGCCGGCGCCACCGCCGTGGGCAACCCGGCCCGCATCATCGAGGCCAAGGCCGATGCCAAGCGCGAGGAAGTGGCCGCGCGCATGGGTTTTTCGGCCTACGGTGTGTCGCAAGGCGATGACCCGATGGCGCAAGCCATGCGCGGCTTGATTGACAGCGCAGCCCTGCAAGACCATCAAATTGCCTTGCTCTGGCAGGCGGTGTGCAAACTCTCGGCCGCTTCGGGCGAGAAGATGGGCAATTGCGTGCCGGATGATGCGCAGCAGGATGAGACCTTTGATGCGGCCTCACTGAGCCGCTTGGTCAAGTAA